One window of Cryobacterium arcticum genomic DNA carries:
- a CDS encoding glycosyl hydrolase, translated as MTVTRRRHRSRPLTVTLAVALAAAVGLTACTAGPPDAAPDAGVSRSGPAIFPATQVEPLVSALPQESLKALPTARLADGLIPPTNRWFSGLVFGDEPMPVFPLPLSFGLTENGFALGLPDVSADSAVITGGFTGQVSVDVGADEQVVTAYDEASVTIGQRADGRDLGSTVIAEGSPFVSFTAADDLTLQLATAFRPATDAGDGVWTAELAGTTYGLVSDGTLSGTGLDLSVGGTATWFALPENGTIDTLAEAARHPVTGTHLAYGSGPDAATTTIRYDTADGGDTLIAALPHHSAGLAAGMDCDAGEYPSIFGTLTLCRGPELSWTVATVAPSGALDLSGLGDDDRQRLADQVRADVTATPTFAADTYFGGKSLYRAANLLEVARQVGADDAAAELTGRLTDALDEWTEPDGCSDRAERCFVYDPETKGVVGQAASFGSDEFNDHHFHYGYFLYAAAVVAAQDPGAVDRWAPVLNLLAADLASSGGNGLFPDRRVFDAYAGHSWASGTSPFGDGNNQESSSEAVSAWNGLALWAAVSDQAELQTQAEWMLSAEAASARAYWTDFDLEDPVYQGFDHTVTSLVWGGKRDYATWFSAEPSAMLGILVLPMSPVAGYLGQNPERVTANLADALPGPPDEAGSYDVMFGDYLLMYAALQGPDAASAALEAAKGLPEDRIDDGNSRAYLLAWLMQHASG; from the coding sequence GTGACTGTGACCCGGCGCCGCCACCGCTCCCGCCCGTTGACCGTGACCCTCGCTGTGGCCCTCGCCGCTGCCGTCGGACTGACCGCCTGCACGGCGGGCCCACCTGACGCCGCGCCCGACGCCGGCGTCAGCCGGTCCGGCCCGGCCATCTTCCCCGCCACGCAGGTCGAGCCGCTCGTATCCGCGCTGCCGCAGGAGAGCCTCAAGGCGTTGCCGACCGCGCGGCTGGCCGACGGCCTGATACCGCCGACCAACCGGTGGTTCTCCGGACTGGTGTTCGGCGACGAGCCGATGCCCGTGTTCCCGCTGCCCCTCTCGTTCGGTCTGACCGAGAACGGATTCGCCCTGGGGCTGCCCGATGTGTCCGCCGATTCTGCAGTGATCACGGGCGGCTTCACCGGCCAGGTGAGCGTGGACGTGGGCGCCGACGAACAGGTCGTCACCGCCTATGACGAGGCGTCGGTGACCATCGGCCAGCGCGCGGACGGCCGGGACCTCGGCTCCACCGTGATCGCCGAGGGCTCACCGTTCGTGTCGTTCACGGCCGCGGACGACCTCACGCTGCAGCTGGCCACGGCCTTCCGCCCCGCCACGGATGCCGGTGACGGAGTCTGGACGGCCGAGCTGGCCGGCACCACCTACGGCCTGGTCTCCGACGGAACCCTGTCCGGCACCGGCCTCGACCTGTCCGTGGGCGGCACGGCCACCTGGTTCGCGCTGCCCGAGAACGGGACGATCGACACGCTCGCCGAGGCCGCCCGGCACCCGGTCACGGGTACCCATCTCGCCTACGGCTCCGGTCCCGACGCGGCGACAACGACCATCCGGTACGACACGGCGGATGGCGGCGACACCCTCATCGCGGCGCTGCCACACCACAGCGCCGGGCTCGCGGCGGGCATGGACTGCGACGCGGGGGAGTACCCGAGCATCTTCGGCACCCTCACCCTGTGCCGCGGCCCCGAACTGAGCTGGACGGTGGCCACCGTGGCGCCCAGCGGGGCGCTGGACCTCTCCGGGCTCGGCGACGACGACCGGCAGCGCCTGGCCGATCAGGTGCGGGCGGATGTGACGGCCACGCCGACCTTCGCGGCCGACACCTACTTCGGCGGCAAGTCGCTGTACCGGGCGGCCAACCTGCTCGAGGTGGCCCGGCAGGTGGGCGCCGACGACGCCGCGGCCGAGCTGACCGGCCGGCTCACCGACGCCCTCGACGAGTGGACCGAACCGGATGGCTGCTCGGACCGCGCCGAACGCTGCTTCGTGTACGACCCCGAGACCAAGGGCGTGGTGGGTCAGGCGGCGTCGTTCGGCTCCGACGAGTTCAACGACCACCACTTCCACTACGGGTACTTCCTCTACGCCGCCGCCGTCGTGGCGGCCCAGGACCCGGGCGCCGTGGACCGTTGGGCTCCCGTGCTCAACCTCCTGGCCGCCGACCTGGCCTCCAGCGGCGGCAACGGGCTCTTCCCCGACCGCCGGGTGTTCGACGCCTATGCCGGGCATTCCTGGGCCAGCGGCACCTCGCCGTTCGGTGACGGCAACAACCAGGAGTCCAGCTCGGAGGCCGTGAGCGCGTGGAACGGGCTGGCCCTCTGGGCCGCCGTGAGCGACCAGGCGGAATTACAGACTCAGGCCGAGTGGATGCTCTCCGCCGAGGCCGCCTCTGCCCGGGCCTACTGGACCGACTTCGACCTGGAGGACCCCGTCTACCAGGGCTTCGACCACACCGTGACCTCCCTGGTCTGGGGCGGCAAACGCGACTACGCCACCTGGTTCAGCGCGGAACCGAGCGCCATGCTCGGCATCCTGGTGCTGCCGATGAGCCCCGTCGCCGGGTACCTCGGTCAGAACCCCGAGCGCGTGACGGCCAACCTCGCCGACGCCCTGCCCGGGCCACCGGACGAGGCCGGAAGCTACGACGTGATGTTCGGTGACTACCTGTTGATGTACGCGGCTCTGCAGGGCCCGGATGCCGCATCCGCCGCCCTCGAGGCAGCCAAGGGACTGCCGGAAGACCGCATCGACGACGGCAACAGCCGTGCCTACCTTCTGGCCTGGCTCATGCAGCACGCCTCCGGATAG
- a CDS encoding molybdopterin-dependent oxidoreductase, whose translation MSSPHAPTPVPPSTGAPAARARQGALGPGGRWLPPVAGLAAVVAGFGLAEFAAALLAPGASPVIVVGSLLIDLAPAWLKELVISLFGTADKVVLIVCIAVVAVVLAALAGLLEYRRPPLGRFLVIAVGLVALAAALTRAGAAPLDAVPPVVAAGVAATLLTMLITRLHASEAPAAAAEAAAAATGRPASVTPAAASRAAMDRRRFLAYTGAGAGIGVISAIAGQLMTAGTRAADAARALFTLPTAAVPGTPVPAGASFDIDGLSPIITPNADFYRIDTALAVPRIDPSTWTLKISGLVENEVQIDFAELLALPLEESTTTLTCVSNYVGGDLIGNAVWLGYPIRELLARAAPLAEADMVLSRSQDGWTASTPIEALTDDRNAILAVGMNGDPLPLEHGYPVRMVVPGLYGYVSATKWVTELVVTRFDKETAYWTSRGWSEKGPVKLSSRVDVPRDNATVSAGTVTVAGVAWSQHVGISAVDVQVDDGDWNAATLADAISVDTWRQWRWDWPATAGSHTLRVRATDTNGEVQTSKTADVVPDGATGLHQISVSVS comes from the coding sequence ATGTCCAGCCCGCACGCGCCCACCCCTGTGCCGCCCTCCACAGGGGCGCCTGCGGCCCGCGCACGCCAGGGCGCCCTCGGCCCGGGTGGCCGGTGGTTGCCGCCCGTGGCCGGGCTTGCGGCCGTCGTGGCCGGTTTCGGGCTGGCGGAGTTCGCCGCCGCCCTGCTCGCCCCCGGCGCCAGTCCCGTGATCGTGGTGGGCTCGCTTCTCATCGACCTCGCACCGGCCTGGCTCAAAGAGCTGGTCATCAGCCTGTTCGGCACGGCAGACAAGGTCGTCCTGATCGTCTGCATCGCCGTGGTCGCCGTCGTGCTGGCCGCTCTGGCCGGGCTGCTCGAATACCGCCGGCCGCCGTTGGGCCGGTTCCTGGTGATCGCTGTGGGGCTGGTGGCGTTGGCCGCCGCCCTCACCCGTGCAGGAGCCGCACCGCTCGACGCCGTGCCGCCGGTGGTGGCCGCGGGTGTCGCCGCCACGCTGCTGACCATGCTCATCACCCGTCTGCACGCCAGCGAGGCGCCCGCCGCTGCCGCTGAAGCTGCGGCGGCAGCCACCGGCCGCCCGGCATCCGTCACCCCGGCGGCCGCGTCGCGCGCCGCCATGGACCGGCGCCGGTTCCTGGCCTACACGGGCGCCGGCGCCGGGATCGGCGTGATCTCGGCGATCGCCGGGCAGCTGATGACCGCTGGCACCCGAGCCGCGGATGCCGCGCGGGCGCTGTTCACCCTGCCGACGGCGGCCGTGCCCGGCACGCCTGTTCCGGCAGGGGCGTCATTCGACATCGACGGTCTCTCGCCGATCATCACCCCCAACGCGGACTTCTACCGCATCGACACCGCCCTGGCGGTGCCGCGCATCGACCCGTCCACCTGGACGCTGAAGATCAGCGGCCTGGTCGAGAACGAGGTGCAGATCGACTTCGCCGAACTGCTGGCCCTGCCGCTGGAGGAGAGCACGACCACGCTCACCTGCGTATCGAACTACGTGGGCGGCGACCTGATCGGCAACGCGGTCTGGCTCGGCTACCCGATCCGTGAGCTGCTCGCACGGGCCGCACCGCTCGCCGAGGCCGATATGGTGCTCTCCCGCAGCCAGGACGGCTGGACGGCAAGCACTCCGATCGAGGCTCTCACCGACGACCGCAACGCGATTCTCGCGGTGGGCATGAACGGCGACCCGCTTCCACTCGAGCACGGCTACCCGGTGCGGATGGTCGTGCCCGGTCTCTACGGGTACGTGTCGGCCACCAAGTGGGTCACCGAGCTCGTGGTGACCCGGTTCGACAAGGAGACGGCCTACTGGACCAGCCGCGGCTGGTCGGAGAAGGGTCCGGTGAAGCTGTCCTCACGGGTCGACGTGCCCCGGGACAACGCGACAGTCTCCGCGGGGACCGTCACGGTCGCCGGGGTGGCGTGGAGCCAGCACGTGGGCATCTCGGCCGTGGACGTGCAGGTTGACGACGGCGACTGGAACGCGGCCACGCTGGCCGACGCGATCTCGGTGGACACCTGGCGCCAGTGGCGCTGGGACTGGCCGGCCACCGCGGGTTCGCACACCCTGCGGGTGCGCGCCACCGACACGAACGGCGAGGTGCAGACCAGCAAGACCGCCGATGTGGTGCCGGACGGCGCCACCGGGTTGCACCAGATCAGCGTCTCGGTGTCCTGA
- a CDS encoding Lrp/AsnC family transcriptional regulator, whose translation MVASNRVAVSTDTLDAVDLGLLGLLRTNARLSNSALAASVGIAASTCLERVRSLVSRGVIRRFTVDVNPAALGLGVQALISINIHSGARSQITPFATRIRELPEVVQFFFVGGNEDFLVHVAVRDTDGLRRFVVDNLSADPVVAATRTSIIFDHVSPPL comes from the coding sequence ATGGTCGCATCCAACCGCGTGGCCGTGTCCACCGACACCCTCGACGCCGTCGACCTGGGCCTGCTCGGACTGCTCCGCACCAACGCCCGGCTGTCGAACTCCGCCCTGGCCGCCTCGGTGGGCATCGCGGCGTCCACCTGCCTCGAACGGGTGCGCTCGCTGGTGAGCCGCGGGGTCATCCGCCGGTTCACGGTGGATGTCAACCCGGCCGCGCTGGGCCTCGGCGTGCAGGCGCTGATCAGCATCAACATCCACTCGGGGGCGCGGTCCCAGATCACCCCGTTCGCCACGCGCATCCGGGAACTGCCCGAGGTCGTGCAGTTCTTCTTCGTGGGTGGCAACGAGGACTTCCTCGTGCACGTGGCCGTGCGTGACACCGACGGGCTGCGCCGTTTTGTCGTCGACAACCTCTCGGCCGACCCGGTGGTGGCGGCCACCCGCACGAGCATCATCTTCGACCACGTGTCGCCGCCGCTCTAG
- a CDS encoding TraR/DksA family transcriptional regulator: protein MSAPDRHPEPVLSPADLAHFAGLLRQRRAELEGELARQGASLADVRAARSGADADDEHDPEGPTLSDEWSLRAGVHAELTVALAAIDAALARIDDGSYGTCLRRGEPIGRERLQARPAAELCIDCAREQS, encoded by the coding sequence ATGAGCGCCCCCGATCGGCACCCCGAACCGGTGCTCAGCCCGGCCGATTTGGCCCACTTCGCCGGGCTGCTGCGGCAGCGCCGCGCCGAGCTGGAGGGTGAGCTGGCCCGGCAGGGTGCGAGCCTGGCCGATGTGCGCGCGGCACGCAGCGGGGCGGATGCCGACGACGAGCACGATCCGGAGGGCCCGACACTCTCAGACGAGTGGTCCCTGCGGGCCGGCGTGCACGCCGAACTGACCGTAGCCCTGGCCGCCATCGACGCGGCCCTCGCCCGCATCGACGACGGCAGCTATGGGACCTGCCTCCGCCGCGGCGAGCCGATCGGGCGGGAGCGCCTTCAGGCCCGCCCGGCCGCCGAACTGTGCATCGACTGCGCCCGGGAACAGAGCTGA
- a CDS encoding DEAD/DEAH box helicase — MATLTALPHVTDPDLLFEAFELWAADAGLRLYPAQEEAVIEIVSGQNLILSTPTGTGKSLVAVGAHFAALSAGKRSFYTAPIKALVSEKFFALVEIFGAENVGMMTGDSSVNSDAPIICCTAEILANLALRNGEDTPVDQVVMDEFHFYSDPDRGWAWQVPLLLLPRVQFILMSATLGDVTDIAADLSRRTNRDTAVVTGVERPVPLHYFYETTPVHETVEDLLKTGQAPVYIVHFAQAAALERAQALSSVKVVTKEQKEAIAELIGEFRFTTSFGKTLSRLIRMGIGVHHAGMLPKYRRLVEQLAQRGLLRVICGTDTLGVGINVPIRTVLFTALTKYDGVKMRQLNAREFHQIAGRAGRAGYDTAGTVMVQAPDHETENLKAIEKAGDDPKKKRKIVRKRAPEGFVSWGEPSFRRLVDAEPETLTSSMQMTSAMLINVIARGGDAYANVYSLVFDNHEPWKRQLAHARRALGIYKTLRAAGIVEQGADGSIRLTVDLQANFALNQPLSPFALAAFDLLDIEAPTYALDMISILESTLDDPRPVLMGQQFAARGEAVNAMKQEGIEYDQRMELLEEITWPKPLDELLSYAFETYKQSQPWIADFPLRPKTVVRDMYERAMSFGEFVAYYKLARSEGVVLRYLSDAYRAARQTIPDEAKTEDLLDLIEWLGELVRQVDSSLLDEWEELIHPDLAAHEATAHAVVPPAPHRLTTNTRAFRILVRNELFRRVQLAALENYDALGDLDREHGFGADAWADAMDGYYAEHEELLAGANARGAGLLILDEGASVWTARQIFDDPAGDHDWGISAEIDLAESDELGVPALKVTGINRL; from the coding sequence ATGGCAACCCTCACCGCCCTTCCGCACGTCACCGATCCGGACCTGCTTTTCGAGGCCTTCGAACTCTGGGCGGCGGACGCGGGCCTCCGTCTCTATCCGGCGCAGGAGGAGGCGGTCATCGAGATCGTGTCGGGGCAGAACCTGATCCTCTCCACGCCCACCGGAACCGGCAAGTCGCTCGTGGCCGTCGGTGCGCACTTCGCCGCCCTCTCGGCCGGCAAGCGCAGCTTCTACACCGCCCCGATCAAGGCGCTCGTGAGCGAGAAGTTCTTCGCGCTGGTGGAGATCTTCGGCGCCGAGAACGTGGGCATGATGACGGGCGACTCGTCGGTCAACTCCGACGCCCCGATCATCTGCTGCACCGCCGAGATCCTCGCCAACCTGGCGCTCCGCAACGGCGAGGACACCCCGGTCGACCAGGTCGTCATGGACGAGTTCCACTTCTACTCCGACCCCGACCGCGGTTGGGCCTGGCAGGTGCCGCTGCTGCTGCTGCCGCGCGTGCAGTTCATCCTCATGTCGGCCACCCTGGGCGACGTCACCGACATCGCCGCCGACCTGTCCCGGCGCACCAACCGCGACACCGCCGTCGTCACCGGTGTCGAGCGGCCCGTGCCGCTGCACTACTTCTACGAGACCACCCCAGTGCACGAGACCGTGGAGGACCTGCTCAAGACCGGGCAGGCGCCCGTGTACATCGTGCACTTCGCGCAGGCCGCCGCCCTCGAGCGCGCCCAGGCGCTCTCCAGCGTGAAGGTGGTCACCAAGGAGCAGAAGGAGGCCATCGCCGAGCTCATCGGCGAGTTCAGGTTCACCACGAGCTTCGGCAAGACCCTCTCCCGGCTGATCCGGATGGGCATCGGCGTGCACCACGCCGGCATGCTGCCCAAGTATCGCCGCCTGGTGGAGCAGCTCGCCCAGCGCGGCCTGCTGCGCGTGATCTGCGGCACCGACACCCTCGGCGTGGGTATCAACGTGCCCATCCGCACCGTGCTGTTCACCGCCCTGACCAAGTACGACGGCGTCAAGATGCGCCAGCTCAACGCCCGGGAGTTCCACCAGATCGCCGGCCGCGCCGGCCGGGCCGGCTACGACACCGCCGGCACCGTGATGGTGCAGGCGCCCGACCACGAGACCGAGAACCTCAAGGCCATCGAGAAGGCCGGCGACGATCCCAAGAAGAAGCGCAAGATCGTGCGCAAGCGCGCGCCTGAGGGCTTCGTCTCCTGGGGTGAGCCGTCGTTCAGGCGCCTGGTCGACGCCGAACCGGAGACCCTCACCTCGAGCATGCAGATGACCAGCGCCATGCTGATCAACGTCATCGCCCGCGGCGGCGACGCCTACGCCAACGTCTACTCGCTGGTGTTCGACAACCACGAGCCTTGGAAGCGCCAGCTCGCCCACGCCCGCCGCGCCCTGGGCATCTACAAGACTTTGCGCGCGGCCGGCATCGTCGAGCAGGGGGCGGACGGCAGCATCCGCTTGACCGTCGACCTGCAAGCCAACTTCGCGCTCAACCAGCCCCTGTCACCGTTCGCGCTGGCTGCCTTCGACCTGCTCGATATCGAGGCGCCCACCTACGCCCTCGACATGATCTCGATCCTCGAGTCCACGCTCGACGACCCGCGCCCGGTACTGATGGGCCAGCAGTTCGCGGCCCGCGGCGAGGCCGTGAACGCCATGAAGCAGGAGGGTATCGAGTACGACCAGCGCATGGAGCTGCTCGAGGAGATCACCTGGCCCAAGCCCCTGGACGAGCTGCTCAGCTACGCGTTCGAGACCTACAAGCAGTCCCAGCCCTGGATCGCGGACTTCCCCCTGCGCCCCAAGACCGTGGTGCGCGACATGTACGAACGGGCCATGTCGTTCGGCGAGTTCGTGGCGTACTACAAGCTCGCCCGCAGCGAGGGCGTGGTGCTGCGCTACCTCTCGGATGCCTACCGGGCCGCCCGGCAGACCATCCCGGACGAGGCCAAGACCGAGGACCTGCTCGACCTGATCGAGTGGCTCGGTGAGCTTGTGCGGCAGGTGGACTCCAGCCTGCTCGACGAGTGGGAGGAACTCATCCACCCCGACCTGGCCGCTCACGAGGCCACCGCACACGCCGTCGTGCCGCCCGCGCCGCACCGGCTCACCACCAACACCCGGGCCTTCCGCATCCTCGTGCGCAACGAACTCTTCCGGCGGGTGCAGCTGGCCGCGCTGGAGAACTACGACGCGCTCGGCGACCTCGACCGTGAACACGGCTTCGGGGCGGATGCCTGGGCCGACGCCATGGACGGCTACTACGCCGAGCACGAGGAGCTGCTGGCCGGGGCGAACGCCCGCGGCGCCGGGCTCCTCATCCTCGACGAGGGCGCTTCGGTGTGGACGGCCCGGCAGATCTTCGATGACCCGGCCGGCGACCATGACTGGGGAATCAGCGCCGAGATTGACCTGGCCGAGTCCGACGAGCTGGGCGTGCCGGCTCTGAAAGTGACGGGCATCAACCGGCTCTAG
- a CDS encoding HlyD family efflux transporter periplasmic adaptor subunit — translation MTWTNRFKLFFGLIGVVGVVAVLTLVFNQRQAQVMSDSASIEAAEFPVGSDYGGTVVDRLVTEGDRVTAGQALFTVQSPILQADLAQGLVTPESPAYTVGDDGMLTITASVDGTLADVTAERGSFVQPGQVLATVNQAGSLFVSAEFMLTSGDYARIEPGAAVDIVLPNQTRLAGTLDTVDVQTADGQAETTARVVSSGLVDDAANGLVAPGTPVSATLELRDDGPLAGVGDGLFTFLRTIGL, via the coding sequence ATGACCTGGACCAACCGATTCAAACTGTTCTTCGGACTCATCGGTGTTGTCGGCGTCGTGGCGGTGCTGACCCTGGTGTTCAACCAGCGGCAGGCCCAGGTGATGAGCGATTCCGCGTCGATCGAAGCCGCCGAATTCCCGGTCGGCAGCGACTACGGCGGCACCGTCGTCGATCGGCTCGTCACCGAGGGCGACCGGGTCACGGCCGGTCAGGCTCTGTTCACCGTGCAGAGCCCGATCCTGCAGGCCGACCTGGCCCAGGGCCTGGTGACCCCCGAGAGCCCCGCGTACACCGTGGGCGACGACGGGATGCTCACCATCACCGCCTCAGTCGACGGCACCCTGGCCGACGTCACGGCCGAGCGGGGCTCGTTCGTGCAGCCCGGCCAGGTGCTGGCCACTGTCAACCAGGCCGGATCGCTCTTCGTCTCGGCCGAATTCATGCTGACCAGCGGCGATTACGCCCGTATCGAGCCCGGCGCCGCCGTGGACATCGTGCTGCCCAACCAGACCCGGCTGGCGGGAACCCTGGATACCGTCGACGTGCAGACCGCGGACGGCCAGGCCGAGACCACCGCCCGGGTCGTGAGTTCCGGCCTCGTCGACGACGCCGCCAACGGCCTCGTCGCGCCCGGCACCCCCGTGAGCGCCACCCTCGAGCTCCGTGACGACGGTCCGCTCGCCGGTGTCGGCGACGGCCTGTTCACCTTCCTGCGGACGATCGGCCTGTGA
- a CDS encoding Gfo/Idh/MocA family oxidoreductase, translated as MASSDIQPESPINPPKPAPRPGPRPGPGPQHGTTPGAAPTTGTRAPLTGPIRAAVIGYGLSGRVFHAPFLAANPDFTLAAIVTGDAERAARATESYPGVRIVPSSEALFGQAHDLDLVVIGTPPETHVALANAALDAGLAVVIDKPFSVDSEEGWALVNRADSLGLPLTVFQNRRWDGDFLTLRALLGTGALGDVYTFESRFEFFKPGPPRSWKAAATPAAGGGVLFDLGAHLIDQAVQLFGPVDDVTAELNIRRPDGVADDDTFVSLHHGSGVRSHLWMSSFTAQAGPRYRVLGSAAAYVKWGLDGQEAAIQAGNLPGDPGFGIEPESTWGRLGADGATQAVPALPGQYAAFYGTLADALLRGGPLPVEPGDAVRTIELIERIHNAAR; from the coding sequence ATGGCCTCTTCAGACATCCAGCCGGAATCCCCGATCAACCCGCCGAAGCCCGCCCCCCGGCCTGGGCCGCGCCCCGGACCTGGGCCTCAGCACGGCACGACGCCCGGCGCCGCGCCCACGACCGGCACCCGGGCGCCGCTGACCGGGCCGATCCGCGCGGCGGTCATCGGCTACGGCCTGTCCGGTCGGGTCTTCCATGCGCCGTTCCTCGCGGCCAACCCCGACTTCACCCTCGCCGCCATTGTGACCGGTGATGCGGAGCGGGCCGCGCGGGCCACGGAGAGCTACCCGGGCGTGCGCATCGTGCCCAGCAGCGAGGCCCTGTTCGGTCAGGCCCACGACCTCGATCTCGTGGTCATCGGCACCCCGCCGGAGACCCACGTGGCCCTGGCGAACGCCGCCCTCGACGCCGGCCTCGCCGTTGTCATCGACAAGCCGTTCTCGGTCGATTCCGAAGAGGGCTGGGCCCTGGTGAACCGGGCCGACAGCCTGGGCCTGCCGCTCACCGTGTTCCAGAACCGGCGCTGGGACGGTGACTTCCTCACCCTGCGGGCTCTGCTGGGCACCGGGGCGCTCGGCGACGTGTACACGTTCGAGTCGCGCTTCGAGTTCTTCAAGCCCGGCCCGCCCCGCAGCTGGAAGGCCGCGGCCACCCCGGCGGCCGGCGGCGGCGTGTTGTTCGACCTCGGCGCGCACCTGATCGACCAGGCGGTGCAGCTGTTCGGACCGGTCGACGACGTCACAGCCGAGCTGAACATCCGCCGCCCCGACGGCGTCGCCGACGACGACACCTTCGTGTCGCTGCACCACGGCTCCGGGGTGCGATCACACCTGTGGATGAGCTCGTTCACGGCCCAGGCGGGCCCGCGCTACCGGGTGCTCGGATCCGCCGCGGCCTACGTGAAGTGGGGCCTCGACGGCCAGGAGGCGGCCATCCAGGCGGGCAACCTGCCCGGCGACCCCGGCTTCGGGATCGAACCCGAGAGCACTTGGGGCCGGCTCGGAGCGGACGGCGCGACGCAGGCCGTGCCCGCGCTGCCGGGCCAGTACGCCGCGTTCTACGGCACGCTGGCCGATGCGCTGCTTCGGGGCGGGCCGCTTCCGGTCGAGCCGGGCGATGCCGTGCGCACCATCGAGCTCATCGAACGCATCCACAACGCGGCTCGCTGA
- a CDS encoding glycosyltransferase, with product MTALDPRPPAPALQQAQPAAPIRPRADAPLQRGRPDIRPDVESPRPAAPGHVHSPSLVMLVLIATIGILAYANFLLNPASRGDWLPYSLVILAESILIFQALLSMWTILSGSHDPRDFNFHQAQSTLFHRRTIVRDALDASPERWPLHLNDRRVSVDVFITTYGEDLDVIKDTVAAAVAMHGAHLTWVLDDGRSDEVRDLAARLGARYVRRLSSSGAKAGNVNHALSLSSAEYFVIFDADFVPEPSFLIETVPFFVDGGVAFVQTPQAYRNLHNVISRGAGYMQAVFYRFIQPGRNRFNAAFCVGTNVIFRRSAIDEIGGMYTDSKSEDVWTSLKLHERGWKTIYIPLVLATGHAPDTVEAYTKQQLRWATGGFEILLTSSPLSPRSRLTFDQRVQYLVTASFYLTGIAPLLLLLVPPLEIYLDLRPMNLSTTVVTWVVYYAGFYLMQVLLAFYTMGSFRWETLMLATASFPIYVAALVNVLVGREQHWSATGNRSKASSPFNFMVPQVLFFVFLLLTSVVGVWRDLGIGTPTLATAWNVTNTLILGSFVVAALHESRATRRSLAVLGPNTRRGRQSARRQDARTGKVAPA from the coding sequence ATGACTGCCCTCGATCCCCGCCCGCCCGCGCCGGCGCTCCAGCAAGCACAGCCTGCTGCGCCCATACGCCCCCGGGCGGACGCGCCGTTGCAGCGCGGCCGTCCCGACATCCGGCCCGACGTGGAGTCGCCGCGCCCGGCGGCGCCCGGTCACGTGCACTCGCCGTCGTTGGTGATGCTGGTGCTCATCGCCACGATCGGGATCCTGGCCTACGCGAACTTCCTGCTGAACCCGGCCAGCCGCGGCGACTGGCTGCCCTACTCGCTGGTCATTCTGGCCGAGTCGATCCTGATCTTCCAGGCGCTGCTGTCGATGTGGACGATCCTCTCCGGCTCGCACGACCCACGTGATTTCAACTTCCACCAGGCCCAGTCCACGCTCTTCCACCGCCGCACCATCGTGCGGGACGCCCTGGACGCCAGCCCGGAGCGGTGGCCGCTGCACCTGAACGACCGGCGGGTCTCGGTGGACGTCTTCATCACCACCTACGGTGAAGACCTCGACGTGATCAAGGACACCGTCGCCGCGGCGGTCGCCATGCACGGCGCGCACCTCACCTGGGTGCTCGACGACGGCCGCTCCGACGAGGTGCGCGACCTCGCGGCCCGGCTCGGCGCCCGCTACGTGCGCCGGCTGAGCTCCAGCGGCGCCAAGGCCGGCAACGTCAACCACGCGCTCAGCCTCAGCTCGGCGGAGTACTTCGTCATCTTCGACGCCGACTTCGTGCCGGAGCCGTCGTTCCTGATCGAGACGGTGCCGTTCTTCGTCGACGGCGGTGTGGCCTTCGTGCAGACCCCCCAGGCTTACCGCAACCTGCACAACGTGATCTCTCGCGGTGCCGGCTACATGCAGGCCGTCTTCTACAGGTTCATCCAGCCGGGCCGGAACCGGTTCAACGCGGCCTTCTGCGTGGGTACCAACGTCATCTTCCGCCGGTCGGCGATCGACGAGATCGGCGGCATGTACACCGACTCCAAATCCGAAGACGTCTGGACGTCGCTCAAGCTGCACGAGCGCGGCTGGAAGACCATCTACATCCCGCTGGTGCTGGCCACCGGCCACGCGCCCGACACCGTCGAGGCGTACACGAAGCAGCAGCTGCGCTGGGCGACGGGCGGGTTCGAGATCCTGCTGACCAGCAGCCCGCTGAGCCCGCGCAGCAGGCTCACCTTCGACCAGCGTGTGCAATACCTGGTCACGGCATCCTTCTACCTCACCGGCATCGCGCCGCTGTTGCTGCTGCTCGTTCCCCCTCTCGAGATCTACCTGGACCTGCGCCCGATGAACCTGTCGACCACCGTGGTCACCTGGGTCGTCTACTACGCCGGTTTCTACCTCATGCAGGTGCTCCTGGCGTTCTACACGATGGGGTCGTTCCGTTGGGAGACCCTGATGCTGGCCACCGCGTCGTTCCCCATCTACGTCGCCGCACTGGTGAACGTGCTGGTCGGCCGGGAGCAGCACTGGAGCGCGACGGGCAACCGGTCGAAAGCCTCGTCCCCGTTCAACTTCATGGTCCCGCAGGTTCTGTTCTTCGTCTTCCTGCTGCTGACCTCGGTCGTGGGCGTCTGGCGTGACCTCGGCATCGGCACCCCCACTCTGGCCACCGCCTGGAACGTCACCAACACCCTGATCCTCGGCAGCTTCGTGGTGGCTGCCCTGCACGAGAGCCGCGCCACCCGGCGCAGCCTGGCCGTTCTCGGCCCGAACACCCGTCGCGGGCGTCAGAGCGCCCGCCGACAGGATGCCCGAACCGGAAAGGTGGCACCCGCATGA